The Verrucomicrobiota bacterium genome has a segment encoding these proteins:
- a CDS encoding HEAT repeat domain-containing protein: MRAMGDPAVTGLVAILQRRDSPTKRKFVAYAQQHAEIHNRFIAPRHVIPENVYHAQAATALGEIGPAARAAIPALTVASTDSYFVVAARAKAALIKIRQDPITPLLALLEDTRSTNWSQAAWMVKYLGTNAEAAVPLLVSALQSTNVGVRHSALSALGGIASRPDIAVPALIGCLQDQDAGVRRSAIDALCKFKEAKPQFVPLLLSSMQDMDNNVWLGAAFGLEKLLDKDEKRMLYVPALVKSLKNPNPTIRENAEMFLKRNDPEAAAKAGIK; the protein is encoded by the coding sequence TTGCGCGCCATGGGAGACCCCGCTGTCACCGGGCTCGTCGCAATCCTGCAAAGGCGGGACTCGCCCACTAAACGCAAGTTCGTCGCCTATGCCCAACAACACGCGGAAATTCACAATCGGTTCATTGCTCCGCGTCACGTCATCCCTGAGAACGTATATCATGCTCAAGCCGCAACTGCTCTGGGAGAAATCGGCCCGGCGGCGCGAGCAGCGATTCCGGCGCTGACGGTCGCGAGCACTGATAGCTATTTTGTAGTTGCCGCCCGCGCCAAGGCCGCCCTGATAAAAATCCGGCAGGATCCAATCACGCCTTTGCTGGCCTTGCTTGAGGATACCCGTTCGACAAATTGGAGCCAGGCAGCTTGGATGGTAAAATACCTTGGCACCAATGCCGAAGCGGCAGTCCCTCTCCTGGTCAGCGCCCTGCAAAGCACGAATGTTGGTGTTCGACACTCCGCACTGTCGGCTTTGGGAGGAATTGCGAGCCGTCCCGACATTGCTGTTCCTGCGCTGATCGGCTGCCTGCAGGATCAAGACGCCGGCGTCCGCAGAAGTGCCATAGACGCGCTCTGCAAGTTCAAAGAGGCCAAGCCGCAATTCGTACCTTTGCTTTTGTCCAGCATGCAAGACATGGACAACAATGTCTGGCTTGGTGCGGCATTTGGATTGGAGAAACTCCTCGATAAGGATGAAAAGCGAATGCTTTATGTTCCAGCCCTCGTTAAGTCTCTGAAGAATCCTAATCCGACCATTCGTGAAAATGCTGAGATGTTTCTCAAACGCAACGATCCGGAAGCCGCCGCCAAGGCCGGGATCAAATGA
- a CDS encoding DUF4926 domain-containing protein, with protein sequence MKIKEHDCVVLTKNLPEEGLVAGDVGTVVHIHKNGVAYEVEFVTLAGRTVAVATVEASQLRPVGKRDISHVRELEIA encoded by the coding sequence ATGAAAATAAAAGAACATGATTGTGTCGTGTTGACCAAGAACCTGCCGGAGGAAGGTCTGGTGGCGGGTGATGTCGGCACCGTCGTCCACATTCATAAAAATGGAGTGGCTTACGAGGTGGAGTTCGTCACCCTCGCAGGTCGAACTGTGGCGGTGGCGACGGTGGAAGCGTCGCAGCTGCGCCCGGTCGGCAAGCGGGACATCAGCCACGTTCGCGAGTTGGAAATCGCGTGA
- a CDS encoding ThuA domain-containing protein: protein MTLLKNHRTAFAAALLFVCLSGIAADSSKPITLSARGRVETPKGSGQYEIVNRTVEWDPKKTAIIICDMWDQHWCKGATERVAEMAPRMNDVIKEARRRGVFIIHCPSDTMKFYEGTPQRKRAQDAPKVKPPADVSKWKSLNLAKEGPLPIDDSDGGCDDQPQCKQGGPWKREIATLEVAPEDAITDNGEEVYNLLHQAAIDNVIIMGVHANMCVLGRPFSIRQMVSVGKNVLLMRDMTDTMYNSRKRPFVSHFAGTELVVEHIEKFWCPSITSADILGGQPFRFKDDKRPQITFLINEPEYHTAETLPEFAKKELAFRGFNCTFLHADASDTNAFSGIEAIKNADLLVVSVRRRTPPKEQLELIRQHLNAGKPSVGIRTASHAFDAKPPDDRHEAWSTFDVDVLGANYQGHYGKQPANQPAALLKTIAASTHPVLTGIPTDEFPVMSHLYKSRNPAPTVTLLMTGHVAGNETIEPVAWVNTSNHHRVFYTSLGSPEDFQLPAFRRLLLNGILWALDQPIPPP, encoded by the coding sequence ATGACCCTTCTGAAAAACCACCGCACAGCTTTCGCTGCCGCCTTGTTGTTCGTTTGTCTCTCCGGGATCGCGGCGGACTCATCCAAACCAATCACGCTTTCGGCGCGAGGCCGGGTCGAAACGCCCAAGGGCAGCGGCCAGTACGAGATCGTCAACAGAACTGTCGAATGGGATCCCAAGAAAACGGCCATCATCATCTGCGACATGTGGGACCAGCATTGGTGCAAAGGCGCGACGGAGCGCGTCGCCGAAATGGCACCGCGAATGAACGACGTCATCAAGGAAGCTCGCCGACGCGGCGTGTTCATCATTCATTGTCCTAGCGACACGATGAAGTTTTACGAGGGCACGCCGCAACGCAAACGCGCCCAGGATGCGCCCAAAGTCAAACCACCCGCCGACGTGAGCAAATGGAAATCTTTGAACCTGGCGAAGGAAGGCCCGTTGCCGATTGATGATTCCGACGGCGGTTGCGACGATCAGCCACAGTGCAAACAAGGCGGTCCGTGGAAACGTGAGATCGCGACGCTGGAAGTCGCACCGGAAGACGCCATCACGGACAACGGTGAGGAAGTCTATAATCTGCTGCACCAAGCCGCCATCGACAACGTCATCATCATGGGTGTACACGCCAACATGTGCGTGCTGGGCCGGCCATTTTCCATCCGGCAGATGGTGAGCGTGGGGAAGAACGTCCTGCTGATGCGTGACATGACCGACACGATGTACAACTCGCGCAAGCGTCCGTTCGTCAGTCATTTTGCCGGCACGGAACTTGTCGTCGAACACATCGAAAAGTTTTGGTGTCCCTCCATTACCAGCGCGGACATTCTCGGCGGACAACCATTCCGCTTTAAGGATGACAAACGTCCGCAAATCACCTTTCTCATCAATGAACCGGAATATCACACGGCGGAGACGCTCCCGGAATTCGCCAAAAAGGAACTCGCCTTTCGTGGTTTCAATTGCACGTTCCTTCATGCTGATGCCAGTGACACGAATGCTTTTTCCGGAATCGAAGCCATCAAGAATGCCGACCTGCTCGTGGTCAGCGTTCGTCGTCGCACGCCACCAAAGGAGCAGCTTGAACTCATCCGCCAACACCTGAACGCTGGTAAACCATCGGTGGGCATCCGTACCGCCAGCCACGCATTCGATGCGAAGCCGCCGGATGATCGTCACGAGGCGTGGAGCACGTTCGATGTCGATGTCCTTGGTGCGAACTATCAAGGGCATTACGGCAAGCAACCGGCCAACCAACCGGCGGCGCTGTTGAAAACCATTGCCGCCTCGACTCATCCGGTGTTAACGGGAATTCCAACAGATGAATTCCCGGTAATGTCGCATCTTTACAAAAGCCGCAACCCGGCACCAACGGTGACGCTACTCATGACCGGACACGTCGCAGGCAACGAAACAATCGAGCCAGTCGCCTGGGTGAACACGAGCAACCACCACCGCGTTTTCTACACGTCGCTGGGAAGTCCTGAAGATTTTCAATTACCCGCCTTTCGTCGCCTGCTTCTGAATGGAATCTTGTGGGCGTTGGATCAGCCGATTCCACCGCCGTGA
- a CDS encoding adenine-specific DNA methylase produces the protein MNNPLRSNGHPRARRLIESDLFPFEFISQLAEMESWRKEVYRPIYHIHKWWAKRLGSVFRGILLGSALPDSENLVEAFYRQHDFAGLAVFDPFMGSGTTIGEAHKLGFTALGRDINPVACESVRVSLGTLDRDALMKAFGQLSAGVGERIRALYQTADAEGHVCDALYFFWVKTLPCPACSASVDLFPTYIFVRNAYPDRKPEVRVVCPECAGIFAADVNDEQSRCPHCQHDFDLHCGPASGASATCQRCRHVFPIAKTAKAIGHPPKHRMFAKLVLNSSGEKLYLPVTRKDELAYQQCSEELNRSKLPLPTLKLKDGYNTRQVLNYAYRSWREFFNDRQLLALGWLHAAILKLPDDAARAALRTVFSGVLEFNNMFASYKGEGTGAIRHMFAHHILKPERVPIEGNVWGTSKSSGSFSTLFKSRLLRAIEYHAAPFELEIERTNGSSNGKRVFGGSAPFSGRVETKWPPSSKTTPRAIHLSCGSSSSTGLTDASVDLVVTDPPFFDNVHYSELADFFFAWQQLGPSPFVGKRMTTRHAEEVQDTSAEQFAAKLRAVFAESCRVLREDGLLVFTYHHSRMDGWTSLADAVVGAGFSLVNCHPVKSEMSVAAPKSQAKEPIQLDIVLVCRKQIADIRKRSDIKIAFQRAVERATSKASRLKDCGLTLSVNDRRVILISQFLVETCAGRSADQLSDALSSSLTDLDLAAMRLLESQATQRAQPAKRDERQLALLDKKRTKHPSTDTKGIATPVIYRRTRRRLHQRPAL, from the coding sequence ATGAATAATCCGCTTCGATCCAACGGACATCCGCGCGCACGCAGGCTCATCGAGTCGGATTTGTTCCCCTTTGAGTTCATCTCGCAACTTGCGGAGATGGAGAGTTGGCGCAAGGAGGTCTATCGGCCCATTTACCATATTCACAAGTGGTGGGCGAAGCGTCTGGGTTCTGTCTTTCGAGGTATCTTGCTCGGCTCGGCTTTGCCGGACTCCGAGAATCTTGTCGAAGCGTTTTACCGGCAGCACGACTTCGCCGGCTTGGCGGTTTTCGACCCGTTCATGGGGAGCGGAACGACGATTGGTGAAGCCCACAAACTTGGCTTCACGGCGCTGGGGCGCGACATCAATCCCGTCGCTTGCGAATCAGTTCGGGTCTCACTCGGCACGCTCGACCGCGATGCGCTGATGAAAGCCTTCGGCCAGCTTTCAGCCGGTGTTGGCGAGCGCATCCGGGCGCTTTACCAAACTGCGGACGCCGAGGGACACGTTTGCGACGCGCTGTATTTTTTTTGGGTTAAGACACTTCCCTGTCCGGCTTGCTCTGCAAGCGTGGATTTGTTTCCGACCTACATCTTCGTTCGTAACGCCTATCCTGACCGCAAGCCAGAAGTCCGCGTTGTCTGCCCGGAATGCGCTGGGATTTTCGCCGCAGATGTCAACGACGAGCAGAGCCGCTGTCCTCATTGCCAACACGATTTTGATTTGCATTGCGGCCCGGCAAGCGGCGCGTCGGCGACCTGCCAGAGGTGTCGCCATGTCTTTCCAATCGCCAAGACCGCCAAAGCAATTGGGCATCCGCCAAAGCATCGGATGTTCGCCAAACTTGTCCTCAACAGTTCCGGCGAAAAGCTATACCTGCCCGTTACTCGCAAGGATGAACTCGCTTATCAACAATGTTCGGAAGAATTGAATCGGAGCAAACTCCCGCTCCCGACATTGAAACTAAAGGACGGCTACAACACACGTCAGGTGCTTAACTACGCCTATCGCTCGTGGCGTGAATTCTTCAACGACCGCCAGCTACTCGCGCTCGGTTGGCTGCACGCCGCCATTCTCAAACTGCCCGACGACGCAGCGCGAGCGGCCTTGCGAACTGTTTTCTCCGGCGTCTTGGAGTTCAACAACATGTTCGCCTCCTACAAAGGCGAGGGCACGGGAGCAATCCGGCACATGTTCGCGCACCACATTTTGAAGCCCGAACGAGTTCCGATTGAAGGCAACGTCTGGGGAACGTCAAAGAGTTCAGGCTCGTTTTCCACGCTGTTCAAATCACGGCTGCTGCGCGCCATTGAATATCACGCAGCCCCGTTCGAGTTGGAGATTGAGCGAACGAACGGCAGCAGCAACGGCAAGCGTGTTTTCGGCGGGAGCGCCCCGTTCAGTGGGCGCGTCGAAACGAAGTGGCCTCCATCGTCAAAGACAACTCCTCGCGCCATCCATCTCTCCTGTGGTAGTTCGTCGTCAACCGGTTTGACTGACGCCAGCGTGGACTTGGTCGTGACCGACCCGCCGTTCTTTGACAACGTGCATTACTCGGAACTGGCCGACTTCTTTTTTGCCTGGCAGCAACTCGGTCCGTCGCCGTTTGTCGGCAAGCGCATGACCACGCGCCATGCCGAAGAAGTGCAGGATACCAGCGCGGAGCAATTCGCAGCGAAGCTGCGTGCTGTTTTTGCTGAATCTTGCCGGGTGTTGAGGGAGGACGGTTTGCTCGTATTCACTTACCACCATTCTCGGATGGATGGCTGGACATCATTGGCTGACGCCGTAGTCGGCGCTGGCTTCTCGCTCGTGAACTGCCATCCCGTGAAATCCGAGATGTCCGTTGCTGCGCCCAAGTCCCAAGCCAAAGAACCAATCCAACTCGACATTGTTTTGGTTTGCCGGAAGCAAATTGCAGACATCCGAAAAAGGTCTGATATCAAGATTGCGTTCCAGCGGGCAGTCGAGCGCGCCACATCGAAGGCGAGCCGACTGAAGGATTGCGGCCTGACGCTTTCAGTCAATGACCGGCGTGTCATTCTAATCAGCCAATTTCTTGTCGAGACCTGTGCTGGGCGTTCTGCTGACCAACTTTCCGATGCCCTGTCGAGCAGCCTGACTGATCTAGATTTGGCCGCGATGCGACTGCTTGAATCGCAGGCAACCCAACGCGCGCAGCCTGCGAAGCGAGACGAGAGGCAGCTTGCTTTGCTCGACAAAAAGAGAACCAAACATCCTTCCACGGACACGAAGGGGATTGCGACGCCCGTAATTTACCGGCGAACTCGACGACGGCTTCATCAAAGGCCGGCATTGTGA
- a CDS encoding DUF2283 domain-containing protein, with protein MKISHDPEIDALYIRFVEGNRECRTVRLNKEVALNIGEGEQLVGIEMLDAREVPGAGKVPAVMLEGLESATAQLVLHDKPAKKYGA; from the coding sequence ATGAAAATCAGCCACGACCCGGAAATTGACGCCCTCTACATTCGATTCGTTGAGGGGAACCGCGAGTGTCGCACGGTGCGGCTCAACAAGGAGGTGGCGCTCAACATCGGAGAAGGTGAACAGCTTGTGGGTATCGAGATGTTGGACGCGAGGGAAGTCCCCGGCGCGGGCAAAGTCCCTGCGGTGATGTTGGAAGGACTTGAATCCGCCACTGCCCAGCTTGTCCTCCACGATAAGCCCGCCAAGAAGTACGGCGCGTAA
- a CDS encoding alpha-hydroxy-acid oxidizing protein, whose product MADTPFGNYQFEIYNPGPASRVTEVPFSFSELEQRACEKLSPGGFGYVAGGAGAEETMRANREAFGRWRIVPRMLRDVASRDLRTTVLGTPMPAPVMLAPVGVLSIVHPEAELAVARAAAGLGLNMILSTASSRTLEEVGQVMGSSPRWFQLYWPRSRELAASFLHRAEQAGYRAIVVILDTMLLGWRPRDLKRAYLPFLRGEGLANYLSDPVFCAGLAKPPREDMAAAIAHWSALFSDPSVTWDDLRFLRQHTRLPLVLKGILHPDDARRAADLGMDGVIVSNHGGRQVDGAVAALDALPEVISAAGRMAVLFDSGIRTGADVVKALALGARAVLLGRPYVYGLALAGEAGVRAVLRALLAELDLTMALSGVSRVDQLSAELLQRRAD is encoded by the coding sequence ATGGCTGACACACCATTCGGCAATTACCAATTCGAAATCTACAACCCCGGACCGGCGTCGAGGGTGACGGAGGTTCCTTTCAGTTTTAGCGAGTTGGAGCAACGGGCCTGCGAAAAACTCAGTCCGGGCGGATTTGGTTACGTCGCCGGCGGCGCGGGCGCCGAGGAAACGATGCGGGCGAACCGTGAGGCTTTCGGGCGCTGGCGCATTGTGCCCCGGATGTTGCGCGACGTCGCTTCCCGCGATCTGCGAACGACGGTGCTGGGCACACCGATGCCCGCTCCGGTGATGCTGGCCCCGGTCGGTGTGTTGAGCATCGTTCACCCCGAGGCAGAGCTGGCCGTGGCGCGCGCAGCGGCGGGACTGGGGTTGAACATGATATTGAGCACGGCGTCCTCGCGCACTTTGGAGGAGGTCGGCCAAGTGATGGGATCGAGTCCCCGCTGGTTTCAACTTTACTGGCCCAGGAGCCGGGAACTCGCCGCGAGTTTCTTGCACCGTGCCGAACAAGCGGGCTACCGCGCGATCGTCGTTATATTGGACACCATGCTGCTCGGCTGGCGGCCTCGCGATCTGAAACGGGCCTATCTTCCATTCCTGCGTGGTGAGGGCCTCGCCAACTATCTTTCCGATCCGGTCTTTTGCGCCGGCCTGGCGAAGCCGCCGCGAGAGGACATGGCTGCGGCCATCGCCCATTGGTCGGCGCTGTTCTCCGATCCGAGTGTGACTTGGGACGATCTGCGATTTTTGCGACAACACACGCGTCTGCCATTGGTGCTTAAGGGAATCCTCCATCCCGACGATGCCCGCCGCGCCGCCGATCTTGGCATGGACGGCGTCATCGTCTCGAATCACGGCGGCCGGCAGGTGGACGGCGCCGTGGCCGCGCTCGACGCCCTCCCCGAGGTGATTTCCGCCGCGGGAAGAATGGCCGTGCTCTTTGACAGCGGAATCCGCACCGGAGCGGATGTCGTCAAAGCACTGGCGCTGGGTGCAAGAGCGGTCTTGTTGGGCCGGCCGTACGTGTATGGTTTGGCACTGGCAGGAGAGGCCGGAGTCAGAGCCGTATTACGGGCGCTGCTGGCCGAGCTTGATCTAACCATGGCGCTTTCCGGAGTGTCGCGCGTGGACCAATTGTCGGCGGAGCTGTTGCAGCGCCGCGCGGACTGA
- a CDS encoding DUF1501 domain-containing protein gives MIFQNEIQKTLSRRAFLTRSTTGLGALALSSLLNPRLFGAEEGGLKSTGALKALHSPAKAKRVIYMFQSGAPSHLDLFDSKPKLKEMTGVELPPSVRMGQRITGMTAGQAVLRCVGSAYDFKRYGKSGVELSSMIPNIGGIVDDIAIIRSMFTEPINHDPAVTFMGTGNQQPGRPTMGAWVAYGLGSENADLPAYVVLTSGSGGQSLQVRYWGNGFLSANYQGVQFRNQGDPVVYVSNPPGLSGTARRQLIDAMQELNRKQLGALGDPAIATHIDNYELAFRMQTSVPELMDIAKEPKEILEMYGAEPGKASYANNCLLARRLAERGVRFIQLCHRDWDHHGGLPNGIKTQTKNTDQASAALIKDLKQRGLLDDTLVIWGGEFGRTAYSQGEIKKDDFGRDHHPRCFSLWMAGGGIKPGLVYGATDDFGYNIVENPVNVHDFHATMLHCLGIDHTKLTYRFEGRDFRLTDVSGEVVKDLLA, from the coding sequence ATGATTTTTCAAAACGAAATCCAGAAAACCCTTTCCCGTCGCGCGTTTCTCACCCGCAGCACCACCGGTCTCGGAGCGCTCGCGCTGTCATCGTTGTTGAACCCGCGATTGTTCGGTGCGGAAGAAGGCGGATTGAAATCCACAGGCGCGCTCAAGGCGTTGCACTCTCCCGCCAAAGCCAAGCGGGTCATCTACATGTTTCAATCCGGTGCGCCGTCGCACCTCGATCTGTTCGATTCCAAACCAAAGCTCAAGGAGATGACGGGCGTGGAATTGCCGCCCAGCGTGCGCATGGGCCAACGCATCACCGGCATGACGGCGGGCCAGGCGGTGCTGCGTTGTGTGGGGTCAGCCTACGACTTCAAACGTTACGGCAAATCGGGTGTCGAGTTGAGCAGTATGATTCCGAACATCGGCGGCATCGTGGACGACATCGCCATCATCCGCTCGATGTTCACCGAGCCGATCAACCACGATCCCGCGGTCACGTTCATGGGCACAGGCAATCAACAACCCGGCCGCCCGACGATGGGAGCGTGGGTTGCCTACGGCCTCGGGAGCGAGAACGCCGACCTGCCCGCGTACGTGGTGCTCACCAGCGGCAGCGGCGGCCAGTCATTACAGGTGCGCTATTGGGGCAACGGCTTTCTCTCCGCCAATTATCAGGGCGTGCAGTTTCGCAATCAGGGCGACCCGGTGGTTTATGTTTCCAACCCGCCGGGCTTGAGCGGCACAGCGCGTCGGCAGTTGATCGATGCGATGCAGGAGTTGAATCGCAAACAACTCGGCGCGCTCGGCGACCCGGCCATCGCCACGCACATTGACAATTACGAACTCGCGTTCCGCATGCAAACGAGCGTGCCGGAGTTGATGGACATCGCGAAAGAGCCGAAGGAAATCCTGGAGATGTATGGCGCCGAACCGGGCAAGGCGTCCTATGCGAACAATTGTCTCCTGGCCCGGCGTCTGGCCGAACGCGGCGTGCGCTTCATCCAGCTTTGTCATCGCGACTGGGACCATCACGGCGGCCTGCCCAACGGCATCAAAACCCAGACGAAGAACACCGACCAGGCCAGTGCCGCGTTGATCAAAGACCTCAAGCAACGCGGTCTCCTCGACGACACCTTGGTGATCTGGGGCGGTGAGTTCGGGCGGACGGCCTATTCCCAAGGCGAGATCAAGAAAGACGATTTCGGTCGCGACCATCATCCGCGCTGCTTCTCGCTCTGGATGGCCGGCGGCGGAATCAAGCCGGGACTGGTTTACGGCGCGACCGACGACTTCGGCTACAACATCGTCGAGAACCCGGTTAACGTGCATGATTTCCACGCCACGATGCTCCACTGTCTCGGCATCGATCACACCAAGCTCACCTACCGCTTTGAAGGCCGCGACTTCCGCCTGACCGATGTCAGTGGGGAGGTTGTCAAAGATTTGCTGGCGTAA
- a CDS encoding trypsin-like peptidase domain-containing protein: MAKNEIFAQVRRATVGLVLFHPNIPQKPYTIVGSGFCVDPNGVVVTCQHIVSAFMEKSVPDHMAEFDPAERKSKLHHEDNVKIQIPFVVFLIPGDVPHQIKALLCRVDQIMARTDCDLALVRVLPHTALPNGYPFLEIEPYDDISEGDEIATYGYPLGNFLFEQIGTITSSFTRGSISSIVPSQGILREHLRMFQLNLTATYGNSGGPVFAVRTGRAFGVLQGGIVDRQGTILPGLSRAEPVYPVVNSKDVGLIKFAPPGQLPSPEQIKKAWGVPN; the protein is encoded by the coding sequence ATGGCGAAGAACGAAATATTTGCGCAAGTAAGACGGGCAACCGTGGGGTTGGTGCTTTTCCATCCGAACATCCCACAGAAACCATATACAATCGTTGGTTCGGGATTCTGCGTTGACCCGAACGGGGTTGTCGTTACGTGCCAACACATAGTCTCTGCCTTCATGGAAAAGTCTGTCCCGGACCACATGGCAGAGTTTGATCCGGCAGAACGAAAATCCAAGCTTCACCATGAAGACAATGTGAAGATACAAATTCCTTTCGTTGTTTTCCTCATTCCTGGTGACGTTCCGCATCAAATCAAGGCTCTGCTTTGTCGCGTGGATCAAATTATGGCCAGAACGGACTGTGACTTGGCTCTCGTTCGTGTTCTTCCACATACGGCACTGCCGAATGGGTATCCCTTCCTTGAAATCGAACCATACGACGACATCAGTGAAGGCGATGAAATAGCAACTTACGGATACCCGCTGGGCAATTTCCTCTTTGAGCAGATCGGAACTATCACAAGTTCATTTACGCGAGGCAGCATAAGTTCAATCGTTCCCTCGCAGGGAATCCTGCGAGAGCACCTGAGGATGTTCCAATTGAATCTTACTGCGACCTATGGCAACAGTGGCGGGCCTGTTTTTGCGGTGAGAACAGGGAGAGCGTTTGGCGTATTGCAGGGTGGAATCGTTGACCGACAAGGAACAATTTTACCCGGTTTATCGCGAGCAGAGCCGGTTTATCCGGTCGTGAATTCAAAAGATGTTGGCTTAATCAAGTTTGCTCCTCCCGGCCAGCTTCCGTCGCCAGAACAAATCAAGAAGGCGTGGGGTGTACCAAATTGA